One genomic region from Natrinema caseinilyticum encodes:
- a CDS encoding HD domain-containing protein, with protein MLEAVRDRARTYFEDASPAHDWHHVRRVEALAETLVDRHGRPVDERVVRLAVVLHDIGRAHEDRGEIDDHATWGAREAGRVLRNLDGDRNTIERVQHCVRAHRYSNEVEPETLEAKVVCDADNLDALGAVGIARVFAHGAEIGNPIHDAARATAERDAGTGDGVTQRDHFYEKILDLPERMYTDPGRDLAADRAAFVRRYLERFDAEVAGDA; from the coding sequence ATGCTCGAGGCAGTTCGGGACCGCGCACGCACCTATTTCGAAGACGCATCGCCGGCCCACGACTGGCACCACGTCCGGCGGGTCGAGGCGCTGGCCGAGACGCTCGTCGATCGGCACGGGCGACCGGTCGACGAACGCGTCGTCCGACTCGCCGTGGTCCTCCACGATATCGGCCGGGCCCACGAGGACCGCGGCGAGATCGACGATCACGCGACGTGGGGTGCTCGGGAGGCGGGGCGGGTTCTGCGCAACCTCGACGGTGACCGGAACACGATCGAGCGCGTCCAGCACTGCGTTCGTGCGCATCGATACTCGAACGAGGTCGAACCCGAGACGCTCGAGGCGAAAGTCGTCTGCGACGCGGACAACCTCGACGCGCTCGGTGCGGTCGGCATCGCCCGCGTGTTCGCCCACGGCGCCGAGATCGGGAATCCGATCCACGACGCCGCCCGGGCGACCGCCGAACGCGACGCCGGCACGGGCGACGGGGTCACACAGCGCGATCACTTCTACGAGAAGATTCTCGACCTTCCGGAGCGGATGTACACCGACCCCGGTCGCGACCTCGCCGCCGACCGCGCGGCGTTCGTTCGGCGCTACCTCGAGCGATTCGACGCGGAGGTCGCGGGCGACGCCTGA
- a CDS encoding SidA/IucD/PvdA family monooxygenase yields MPRRPTPLRERRDLEFAWHEGMLIEGVTLEVPFLADLVTLADPTSPYSFLNYVRERDRIYEFYGLFVGVYRYLADLLVRHCDYPEERFWGQVRTAIEDYHARFPALEERFALFDLLEPTLPKLTLNRNRILDVGYGDLSERPHAIEHGTVSNPLSAVEPDR; encoded by the coding sequence GTGCCACGGCGTCCCACACCGTTACGAGAACGGCGCGACCTCGAGTTCGCCTGGCACGAAGGGATGCTCATCGAGGGCGTGACGCTCGAGGTGCCCTTCCTCGCTGATCTGGTGACGCTGGCCGACCCGACGAGCCCGTACAGCTTCCTCAATTACGTCCGCGAGCGGGATCGAATCTACGAGTTTTACGGGCTGTTCGTCGGCGTCTACCGCTACCTCGCAGATCTGCTGGTCCGCCACTGCGACTACCCGGAAGAACGGTTCTGGGGACAGGTCCGGACCGCGATCGAGGACTACCACGCGCGATTTCCCGCCCTCGAGGAGCGATTCGCCCTGTTCGACCTGCTCGAGCCCACGCTGCCGAAACTGACCCTGAACCGCAACCGGATCCTCGACGTCGGGTACGGCGACCTGTCCGAACGGCCCCACGCGATCGAGCACGGAACCGTCTCGAATCCGCTGTCCGCGGTCGAACCGGATCGGTGA
- a CDS encoding sensor domain-containing protein, whose amino-acid sequence MSPPLESVETALARTVSLSYAFFGVVARKRTYTNIAYLLLSFPLGIGYFTVLVTGAAVPLGLAFALVDIAVSEPFALLIAGIPIVLVLVGLGVPLGLVVLFAAIELTALERLLADRLLDADVPTAEPARSIRERARRLVLDRGTWKGVVYLFSKFFIGIASFVTVSIGFSFTYVLVAAPLHYRGQTVGIHIGDPIEYVPELTYQHDGWTIDVVSPVTLSIADGELLALYVDSLPAALAVSALGVLVGLVVLHLFNAAAWLSARYTELLLRYTQPSIFSDPPV is encoded by the coding sequence ATGTCTCCGCCACTCGAATCGGTCGAAACCGCACTGGCCCGCACCGTCTCGTTGAGTTACGCGTTTTTCGGCGTCGTCGCCCGCAAACGGACGTACACCAACATCGCGTACCTGCTGCTCTCGTTCCCGCTCGGAATCGGGTACTTTACCGTCCTCGTCACCGGGGCTGCGGTACCGCTCGGTCTCGCGTTCGCACTCGTCGATATCGCCGTCTCGGAGCCGTTCGCGCTGCTGATAGCCGGAATCCCGATCGTACTGGTCCTGGTCGGCCTCGGCGTCCCGCTCGGACTCGTCGTCCTGTTCGCGGCGATCGAACTGACCGCCCTCGAGCGGCTACTCGCCGACCGGTTGCTCGATGCGGACGTCCCGACCGCCGAACCGGCTCGGAGCATCCGCGAACGGGCACGACGGCTCGTCCTCGATCGTGGCACGTGGAAGGGAGTCGTCTACCTGTTCAGCAAGTTCTTCATCGGCATCGCCTCGTTCGTCACCGTCTCGATCGGATTCTCGTTTACGTACGTCCTGGTCGCCGCCCCGCTTCACTACCGCGGCCAGACGGTCGGCATCCACATCGGCGACCCGATCGAGTACGTTCCCGAACTCACCTACCAACACGACGGCTGGACGATCGACGTCGTCTCCCCGGTCACGCTCTCGATCGCCGACGGCGAACTGCTCGCGCTGTACGTCGATTCGCTTCCGGCGGCACTCGCCGTCTCGGCGCTCGGCGTCCTCGTCGGCCTCGTCGTCCTGCACCTGTTCAACGCTGCTGCGTGGCTGTCTGCCCGGTACACGGAACTCCTGTTGCGGTACACGCAGCCGTCTATCTTCAGCGATCCCCCGGTCTGA
- a CDS encoding succinylglutamate desuccinylase/aspartoacylase family protein: MNDPNGERSAEGRQRKLPSSRRSVLTGGAAAIASTVLGSVGTVSASAHESCPDSSDGGEPSTGDPSEPDPTDGAVLTLQSNTAYETEVFVNDAPRPGPTGVVVGGMDGNELSGVEAAYRALEWELDRGTLVVLPEADAVAVERRTYNSPRGNLNRQFPVGQPPTSSLAEELWTLITEVDPDVVIDFHSSKGIWGSDLGPDGYGQAIYPSVVGDSRRIAADTAEFMNREYIYGAYRSAYQFTVGNTLLGDKPKLMHKVAGDLERPGYLTEVTRYGTSLETRIEWNTAMAAELLRNHGIR; the protein is encoded by the coding sequence ATGAACGACCCAAACGGAGAACGCAGCGCAGAGGGAAGGCAGCGAAAATTACCGTCGTCTCGTCGGTCGGTCCTCACGGGTGGAGCGGCGGCGATCGCGAGTACAGTCCTGGGAAGCGTCGGGACCGTCAGTGCGAGCGCGCACGAATCCTGTCCGGATTCGTCCGACGGAGGCGAACCGTCCACCGGGGACCCGTCCGAGCCGGATCCGACCGATGGGGCGGTGCTGACGTTGCAATCGAACACCGCGTACGAAACGGAGGTTTTCGTCAACGACGCGCCGCGGCCGGGACCGACCGGCGTGGTCGTCGGTGGAATGGACGGGAACGAACTGTCGGGGGTCGAAGCGGCCTACCGGGCCCTCGAGTGGGAACTCGACCGAGGAACGCTCGTCGTCCTCCCGGAAGCGGACGCCGTCGCGGTCGAACGGCGGACGTACAACAGTCCGAGAGGAAACCTCAATCGGCAGTTCCCGGTCGGTCAGCCGCCGACGTCGTCGCTCGCGGAGGAACTCTGGACCCTCATTACGGAGGTCGATCCCGACGTCGTCATCGACTTCCATAGTTCGAAAGGGATCTGGGGGTCAGACCTGGGCCCGGACGGATACGGGCAAGCGATCTATCCGTCGGTCGTCGGCGACTCGCGACGGATCGCAGCCGACACTGCGGAGTTCATGAACCGGGAATACATCTACGGCGCGTACCGGTCCGCCTACCAGTTCACGGTCGGAAATACGCTCCTCGGCGACAAACCGAAGCTGATGCACAAGGTCGCCGGCGACCTCGAGCGCCCCGGATATCTCACGGAGGTCACGCGGTACGGTACCTCGCTGGAGACGCGGATCGAGTGGAACACGGCGATGGCCGCCGAGTTGCTCCGAAATCACGGCATCCGGTGA
- a CDS encoding tetratricopeptide repeat protein, with protein MTDRDDDRDHRFSEGEGFGDPYEEFDLDPPELGVDPSKVDPVDSRVVADTLDAHNIDQDDVDATVLLDVGLNYMQINRYEQATDAFERTARFAADERLEQEAWVNKGVAHAELEEYDEAIGAHREALRIDDESEHAATAETNLAYALWEFGETAQALEHAERAVEIDERFAEGWFNRAFFLSERGLAEDALHCIDNAIRLGLRNAKVLEEKAEILEELGEYDQAEEIAEEANGMRERAEQQMMQDREELFDQGSSAGRPDAGVGAGARGADRQAAPERRDDRGLEDLGGTDSSGADDRDREWELE; from the coding sequence ATGACCGACCGAGACGACGATCGCGACCACCGATTCTCCGAGGGAGAGGGGTTCGGCGATCCCTACGAGGAGTTCGATCTCGACCCGCCGGAACTGGGCGTCGATCCCTCGAAAGTCGACCCCGTCGACTCCCGCGTCGTCGCCGACACACTCGATGCACACAACATCGATCAGGACGACGTCGACGCCACCGTGCTGCTCGACGTCGGGCTGAATTACATGCAGATCAACCGCTACGAGCAGGCGACCGACGCCTTCGAGCGGACCGCCCGCTTCGCCGCAGACGAGCGTCTCGAGCAGGAAGCCTGGGTCAACAAGGGCGTCGCCCACGCCGAACTCGAGGAGTACGACGAGGCGATCGGAGCCCACCGCGAGGCGCTGCGAATCGACGACGAGAGCGAACACGCCGCGACCGCCGAGACGAACCTCGCCTACGCGCTCTGGGAGTTCGGCGAGACCGCGCAGGCGCTCGAACACGCCGAACGCGCCGTCGAGATCGACGAGCGGTTCGCCGAGGGGTGGTTCAACCGCGCGTTCTTCCTCTCCGAGCGCGGGCTGGCCGAGGACGCGCTCCACTGCATCGACAACGCGATCCGACTCGGGTTGCGCAACGCGAAAGTCCTCGAAGAGAAAGCCGAAATCCTCGAGGAACTGGGCGAGTACGACCAGGCCGAGGAAATCGCCGAAGAGGCAAACGGGATGCGCGAGCGGGCCGAACAACAGATGATGCAGGACCGCGAGGAACTGTTCGATCAGGGCTCGAGTGCCGGCAGACCCGACGCGGGCGTCGGGGCCGGCGCTCGAGGCGCAGACCGGCAGGCAGCGCCCGAGCGACGGGATGACCGCGGACTGGAGGATCTCGGCGGCACCGATTCGAGCGGTGCGGACGACCGCGACCGCGAGTGGGAACTCGAGTAG
- a CDS encoding ABC transporter ATP-binding protein, whose product MTAIETSGLTKEYGDLTAVDDLDLTVDDGEVFGFLGPNGAGKSTTINMLLDFARPTAGSATVLGYDAQSDAESISPHVGVLPEGFDVYPRLSGRRHIELAIETKDATDDPDEIVDRVGLSRDDAARPAGDYSKGMRQRLATGMALVGDPDLLIMDEPSSGLDPHGIREMQDLVRSEAERGTTVFFSSHILEHVEAVCDRVGVLNEGELVAVDTIEGLREEVGGGATMALSLADSAADHRTVAGAVDGITDVSASGRTLECSVTDSAAKAGVVAALADAGATIRDVRIEEVSLESLFTVLTNGDGAGAETAETMETDTRSETGASDAATTGATGAETEVAR is encoded by the coding sequence ATGACTGCTATCGAGACGTCCGGTTTGACGAAGGAGTACGGCGATCTCACCGCCGTCGACGACCTCGATCTCACCGTCGACGACGGCGAAGTATTCGGTTTTCTCGGCCCGAACGGGGCGGGGAAGTCGACGACGATCAACATGCTTCTCGATTTCGCGCGACCGACGGCGGGATCGGCGACGGTACTGGGATACGATGCCCAGTCCGACGCCGAGTCGATCAGCCCCCACGTCGGCGTCCTCCCGGAGGGGTTCGACGTCTACCCGCGCCTGTCCGGCCGGCGCCACATCGAGCTCGCGATCGAGACGAAAGACGCGACCGACGATCCCGACGAAATCGTCGACCGCGTCGGGCTCTCGCGGGACGACGCCGCCCGGCCGGCCGGCGACTACTCCAAGGGCATGCGCCAGCGGCTCGCGACCGGCATGGCGCTGGTCGGCGATCCCGACCTGCTGATCATGGACGAACCGTCGAGCGGACTCGACCCTCACGGCATCCGCGAGATGCAGGATCTCGTCCGAAGCGAGGCCGAACGCGGGACGACCGTCTTCTTCTCGAGTCACATCTTGGAGCACGTCGAGGCGGTCTGTGACCGCGTCGGCGTGTTGAACGAGGGCGAACTCGTCGCCGTCGACACGATCGAGGGACTCCGCGAGGAGGTCGGCGGCGGTGCGACGATGGCGCTCTCGCTCGCTGACTCCGCCGCCGACCACCGAACGGTCGCCGGCGCGGTCGACGGGATCACCGACGTCTCCGCGTCCGGCCGGACGCTCGAGTGTTCGGTCACCGATTCTGCTGCCAAGGCCGGCGTCGTGGCCGCGCTCGCGGACGCCGGCGCGACGATCCGAGACGTGCGAATCGAGGAAGTCTCGCTCGAGTCGCTGTTCACCGTGTTGACGAACGGCGACGGGGCCGGGGCCGAGACGGCGGAGACGATGGAGACGGATACGAGATCGGAAACGGGGGCGTCGGACGCTGCAACGACCGGTGCGACCGGAGCGGAGACGGAGGTGGCTCGATGA
- the sufU gene encoding Fe-S cluster assembly sulfur transfer protein SufU, translated as MGMGSDMYRQQILDHYKNPRNYGELEDPTFTHVGENPMCGDEIRMDIELDEDEETIERVAFRGDGCAISQASASMLSGELVGKSVDELFEMDRDDVTDMLGVDISPMRVKCAVLAEKVAQDGAEIYQGELDVDKTTTED; from the coding sequence ATGGGAATGGGCTCGGACATGTACAGACAGCAGATCCTCGATCACTACAAGAATCCCCGCAACTACGGGGAACTCGAGGACCCCACGTTCACCCACGTCGGGGAGAACCCGATGTGCGGCGACGAGATCCGCATGGACATCGAACTCGACGAGGACGAGGAGACGATCGAGCGAGTCGCCTTCCGGGGCGACGGCTGTGCGATCAGTCAGGCCTCCGCGAGCATGCTCTCGGGCGAACTCGTCGGCAAAAGCGTCGACGAACTGTTCGAGATGGATCGCGACGACGTGACGGACATGCTCGGGGTCGACATCTCACCGATGCGGGTCAAGTGTGCCGTCCTCGCCGAGAAGGTCGCCCAGGACGGCGCGGAGATCTACCAGGGCGAACTGGACGTCGACAAGACGACGACCGAGGACTAG
- a CDS encoding aminotransferase class V-fold PLP-dependent enzyme, with translation MSQQNLESLDVGAIRDQFPILTREFDDQQVVYLDNAATTQTPDPVVDAMSDYYREFNANVHRGIHHLSQEASIAYEEAHDRVAEFIGAGGGREEVVFTKNTTEAENLVAYSWGLAELGPGDEVVLTEMEHHASLVTWQQIGKRTGADVKYIQITEDGRLDMDHAREVVTDDTAMLSAVHVSNTLGTVNPVSELVDIAHDHDALAFIDGAQAVPNRPVDVEAIDADFYAFSGHKMAGPTGIGVLYGKRELLSDMQPYLYGGGMIRKVTFEDSTWDDLPWKFEPGTPQIAEAVGLVAAIDWLEEIGMDRIQAHEEEIARYAYEQLAAEPDVEIYGPEPGPDRAGLVGFNVESVHAHDLASIMNDHAVAIRAGDHCTQPLHDKLGVAASARASFYVYNTKDEVDKLVAAIDDARQLFR, from the coding sequence ATGAGTCAACAGAACCTCGAGTCGCTCGACGTCGGGGCGATCCGGGATCAATTCCCGATTCTAACACGGGAGTTCGACGACCAGCAGGTCGTCTACCTCGACAACGCGGCGACGACCCAGACGCCGGATCCGGTCGTCGACGCGATGAGCGACTACTACCGCGAGTTCAACGCGAACGTCCACCGCGGGATTCACCACCTGAGCCAGGAGGCCTCCATCGCCTACGAGGAGGCACACGACCGCGTCGCCGAGTTCATCGGTGCCGGTGGCGGCCGCGAGGAAGTCGTCTTCACCAAGAACACGACCGAGGCCGAGAACCTGGTCGCCTACTCCTGGGGGCTGGCCGAACTCGGCCCGGGCGACGAGGTCGTGCTGACGGAGATGGAACACCACGCGTCGCTGGTCACCTGGCAGCAGATCGGCAAGCGAACCGGCGCAGACGTCAAGTACATCCAGATTACGGAGGACGGCCGCCTCGACATGGACCACGCCCGCGAGGTCGTTACCGACGACACCGCGATGCTCTCTGCGGTCCACGTCTCGAACACGCTCGGCACCGTCAACCCCGTCTCCGAACTCGTCGACATCGCCCACGACCACGACGCGCTGGCGTTCATCGACGGCGCACAGGCCGTCCCCAACCGCCCCGTCGACGTCGAGGCCATCGACGCCGACTTCTACGCCTTCTCCGGCCACAAGATGGCCGGCCCGACCGGCATCGGCGTCCTCTACGGCAAGCGGGAACTGCTCTCCGACATGCAACCCTACCTCTACGGCGGCGGCATGATCCGGAAGGTCACTTTCGAGGACTCCACCTGGGACGACCTCCCCTGGAAGTTCGAACCCGGCACGCCCCAGATCGCCGAAGCCGTCGGCCTCGTCGCCGCCATCGACTGGCTCGAGGAAATCGGGATGGACCGAATCCAGGCCCACGAGGAGGAAATCGCCCGCTACGCCTACGAGCAACTCGCGGCCGAACCGGACGTCGAGATCTACGGCCCCGAACCCGGCCCGGACCGCGCCGGACTCGTCGGCTTCAACGTAGAGAGCGTCCACGCACACGACCTGGCCTCGATTATGAACGACCACGCGGTCGCGATCCGCGCCGGCGACCACTGTACCCAGCCGCTGCACGACAAACTGGGGGTTGCGGCCTCGGCTCGAGCCTCGTTCTACGTCTACAACACGAAAGACGAGGTCGACAAACTCGTTGCGGCCATCGACGACGCGCGTCAGCTCTTTCGCTGA
- a CDS encoding DUF7521 family protein, with amino-acid sequence MADPISASIGPGDGLDFVLGPPPGLSGAAGRARQYVAREIGGVAPSVLETAVFGLDESTTIFFLGMASAALGTVVTWTAYRGYTRNDSQPMLFLAVGVAFLTVAPFVLSHAVDLATDATDATVLLVVTACHLLGLISIVRSFRRPDSH; translated from the coding sequence ATGGCGGACCCGATCAGCGCGAGCATCGGCCCGGGTGACGGTCTCGACTTCGTGCTGGGCCCTCCTCCCGGTCTCTCCGGCGCGGCGGGGCGCGCCCGGCAGTACGTCGCCCGCGAGATCGGTGGCGTCGCCCCATCCGTCCTCGAAACGGCGGTGTTCGGTCTCGACGAGTCGACGACGATTTTCTTCCTCGGAATGGCGAGCGCCGCACTCGGCACCGTCGTGACGTGGACGGCCTATCGGGGATACACTCGAAACGACAGTCAGCCGATGTTGTTTCTGGCCGTCGGGGTCGCGTTCCTCACGGTCGCGCCGTTCGTCCTCTCGCACGCGGTCGACCTGGCGACCGACGCGACCGATGCGACGGTGTTACTCGTCGTTACCGCCTGCCACCTGCTCGGACTGATCTCGATCGTTCGATCGTTCAGACGGCCGGATTCCCACTGA
- a CDS encoding ABC transporter permease subunit, whose translation MTSHVSTVARKEFDDAGRSKLLWALIGLLVSLVVIGYVAIWYTIDDVSAAEVLSFLGMPLQVILPVAALIAGYMAVVGERRSGSIKLLAGLPPNRTDIVFGKLLGRMGVVGLAVVLAFIASLFLGAVLFGSVPFVDWLGFAAVSLLFGLTFVGLAVGVSAAVSTRGKSMAIVVGLYMVFVALWELLTAGPYYLLYDEGPPVAAETWYLVVQQFNPIFAYTNVASSLIEDSIYPFKFQYGLQSMEAYGMTPAERYPGDAPFYLEDWFGVVVLLTWLIVPVAIGYYRFRKTDL comes from the coding sequence ATGACGTCCCACGTCTCCACCGTCGCCCGCAAAGAGTTCGACGACGCCGGTCGGTCGAAACTCCTCTGGGCGCTGATCGGGCTGCTCGTCAGTCTCGTCGTCATCGGGTACGTCGCGATCTGGTACACGATCGACGACGTATCCGCGGCCGAAGTGCTCAGCTTCCTCGGGATGCCGCTGCAGGTGATCCTCCCGGTCGCAGCGTTGATCGCAGGTTACATGGCCGTCGTCGGGGAGCGACGGTCGGGAAGCATCAAGCTCCTGGCCGGCCTTCCGCCGAATCGGACCGATATCGTTTTCGGAAAACTCCTCGGTCGGATGGGCGTCGTCGGCCTCGCCGTCGTGCTCGCGTTCATCGCCTCGCTGTTCCTCGGTGCCGTCCTCTTCGGGTCGGTCCCGTTCGTCGACTGGCTCGGGTTCGCCGCCGTGTCGCTGCTGTTCGGACTGACGTTCGTCGGCCTCGCGGTCGGCGTCTCCGCCGCCGTCTCGACGCGAGGCAAATCGATGGCGATCGTCGTCGGCCTCTACATGGTGTTCGTCGCGCTGTGGGAACTCCTCACCGCCGGGCCGTACTACCTGCTCTACGACGAGGGCCCGCCGGTCGCGGCCGAAACGTGGTACCTGGTCGTCCAGCAGTTCAATCCGATCTTCGCGTACACCAACGTGGCCAGTTCCCTGATCGAAGACTCGATCTACCCCTTCAAGTTCCAGTACGGACTCCAGTCGATGGAAGCCTACGGGATGACACCCGCCGAACGCTATCCGGGCGACGCACCGTTCTACCTCGAGGACTGGTTCGGCGTCGTCGTCCTGCTGACCTGGCTGATCGTGCCCGTCGCGATCGGTTACTATCGGTTCCGGAAGACGGATCTCTGA
- a CDS encoding hydroxysqualene dehydroxylase: MTDVAVLGGGIGGLTAAHELAERGFDVTVFEANDRFGGKARSIPIADDPAALHGEHGFRFFPAFYRHVVDTMERIPDGSGTVADNLVETEATLIASTTGPGQIADTRTPDSVRGWLESLRPAFAEELPARDVRFLLERLLYLLTACEARREEELDDVSWWEFIDAENRSAEFRDRLAFAVQSLVALRPQVGSARTIGTVYLQLLFGQLDPTRPTERVLNAPTSEAWIDPWLRHLETLGVEFRPKTPIQRLESDGRRVTGAVVVDGETVRADEYVLAVPVEVAPELIPTEVARNTPELERIERLDTAWMNGIQFYLTDDVDLSRGHQVYANAPWALTSISQRQFWTGYDLENHGPDEVEGVLSVIASDWDTPGIVSGKPARECTPEEIATETWEQLKNHLNGPGERLRDDMLVDWFLDPAIVETENGVENRSPLLINTVGSLRNRPPADVAVDNLTLASDYVRTNADLASMESANEAGRRAANAILDRRAAGGRRAQIWELEEPAVFEPFKRQDRFRYRLGLPHPAAVTQSLRGATRRLGERV; encoded by the coding sequence ATGACCGACGTTGCCGTCCTCGGCGGTGGGATCGGCGGCCTGACCGCGGCCCACGAACTCGCCGAGCGCGGATTCGACGTGACCGTCTTCGAGGCGAACGACCGCTTCGGCGGAAAGGCTCGATCGATTCCGATCGCGGACGACCCGGCGGCGCTGCACGGCGAACACGGTTTCCGGTTCTTCCCGGCGTTCTATCGCCACGTCGTCGACACGATGGAGCGGATTCCCGACGGGAGCGGGACGGTCGCGGACAATCTCGTCGAAACCGAGGCCACGCTCATCGCGAGCACGACGGGGCCGGGACAGATCGCCGACACGCGCACCCCAGACTCGGTTCGCGGCTGGCTCGAGTCGCTCCGGCCGGCGTTCGCCGAGGAACTGCCCGCCCGGGACGTTCGCTTCCTGCTCGAGCGACTGCTGTACCTGCTGACCGCCTGCGAGGCCCGACGCGAAGAGGAACTCGACGACGTCTCCTGGTGGGAGTTCATCGACGCCGAAAACCGCTCCGCGGAGTTTCGCGACCGGCTCGCGTTCGCCGTCCAGTCGCTCGTCGCGTTGCGACCCCAGGTCGGGAGCGCCCGGACGATCGGCACCGTCTACTTGCAGCTCCTGTTCGGCCAACTCGATCCGACGCGGCCGACCGAGCGCGTCCTGAACGCACCGACGAGCGAGGCCTGGATCGATCCGTGGCTCCGTCACCTCGAGACGCTCGGGGTCGAATTCCGCCCGAAGACGCCCATCCAGCGACTCGAGTCGGACGGCCGACGCGTGACCGGCGCCGTGGTGGTCGACGGCGAGACGGTTCGGGCCGACGAGTACGTCCTCGCCGTTCCGGTCGAGGTCGCGCCCGAACTGATCCCGACGGAGGTCGCGCGGAACACGCCCGAACTCGAGCGGATCGAGCGACTCGACACGGCCTGGATGAACGGCATTCAGTTCTACCTCACCGACGACGTCGATCTGAGCCGCGGTCACCAGGTCTACGCCAACGCCCCCTGGGCGCTGACCTCGATCTCCCAGCGGCAGTTCTGGACGGGGTACGACCTCGAGAACCACGGTCCCGACGAGGTCGAGGGCGTCCTCTCGGTGATCGCCTCGGACTGGGACACGCCCGGAATCGTCTCCGGCAAGCCGGCGAGGGAGTGCACGCCCGAGGAAATCGCGACGGAGACCTGGGAGCAACTGAAGAACCACCTGAACGGGCCCGGCGAGCGACTTCGGGACGACATGCTCGTCGACTGGTTCCTCGATCCGGCGATCGTCGAGACCGAGAACGGGGTCGAAAACCGATCGCCGCTGCTGATCAACACCGTCGGTTCGTTGCGAAACCGACCGCCCGCCGACGTCGCCGTCGACAATCTGACGCTGGCGAGCGATTACGTGCGGACGAACGCCGACCTGGCCTCGATGGAATCGGCCAACGAAGCCGGCCGCCGCGCCGCCAACGCGATCCTCGATCGGCGGGCGGCCGGCGGTCGACGGGCGCAGATCTGGGAGCTCGAGGAACCCGCGGTGTTCGAACCGTTCAAGCGCCAGGATCGGTTTCGGTACCGGCTCGGGTTGCCCCATCCGGCGGCAGTGACGCAGTCGCTGCGGGGAGCGACCAGGCGCCTCGGCGAGCGAGTCTGA
- a CDS encoding ArsR/SmtB family transcription factor → MTDDGDQEVLALLDDEYARRILIAASEEPMSVDRLTDRCDASPPTIYRRIDRLEAKGFLDEYQELDPDGHHYKIYSTRLERVAIEIAEGSMELDVYRRDEDPADRFTRLFEDL, encoded by the coding sequence ATGACCGACGATGGGGATCAGGAGGTGCTCGCGTTACTCGACGACGAGTACGCCCGGCGCATCCTCATCGCCGCCAGCGAGGAACCGATGTCCGTCGACCGACTGACCGACCGCTGTGACGCCTCACCGCCGACGATCTATCGACGGATCGATCGACTCGAGGCGAAGGGGTTCCTCGACGAATATCAGGAGCTCGATCCCGATGGCCACCACTACAAGATCTACAGCACGCGACTCGAGCGCGTGGCGATCGAAATCGCCGAGGGCTCGATGGAACTGGACGTGTACCGCCGCGACGAGGATCCCGCCGACCGATTCACCCGTCTGTTCGAGGATCTGTGA
- a CDS encoding DUF424 domain-containing protein yields MIVNERETQEGLLVAVCDEDVLGETFEEGDITLTVTEEFYGGDEVDERAVVESLAQAAVANIVGTRAVELAIEEGFVDEANVLEVGKTLHAQLLWM; encoded by the coding sequence ATGATCGTCAACGAACGAGAGACACAGGAGGGGCTGCTGGTCGCCGTCTGCGACGAGGACGTCCTCGGCGAGACGTTCGAAGAGGGCGACATCACGTTGACCGTCACCGAGGAATTCTACGGCGGCGACGAGGTCGACGAACGTGCGGTGGTCGAGAGCCTCGCACAGGCGGCCGTGGCCAACATCGTCGGGACCCGCGCCGTCGAACTCGCGATCGAGGAGGGGTTCGTCGACGAGGCGAACGTCCTCGAGGTTGGGAAAACGCTGCACGCGCAACTGCTGTGGATGTGA